The Pseudomonadota bacterium DNA segment GGGTGTTAAAAAGAGTTATTCCGATAAGAACTTAACAACCGCATTTTTTAGGTAATTCCAATTCTAAATAAAGACACTATCATCGTTGGCTTCGTCATCATATCCTCGATGTACTGCTATCGTACGCCTGCGTCTCCTCTTTCTTTCCGCCTTGATTGCCCCGCGGGTTGCTACGGGGTAAGTCATTGCATCCTTGATTTAGAATTGGAATAATCCTTGCTCTTAAGGATTTTCTCTAATCTTCTCATCAGGTCAACCGCAAACTTTGGGGTAAGGTTTTGCAGCTATATTAGCCGAAAACACCCTGTTACACCTGCGGAACAGGCTTTTTATCTGTTTGTTTAACCGATACAATCTCCGGGGCTGTTTCAATCTGCTTTTCTATGAATGAGACTAAGACCCGCAGTTCATCAAGGAATGTCTGAATATCTGATTTCGCATACATCCCGGTCTTTTTCTCAAAGTATGATTTTGCATTTTGTAAGACAGCAACTTTCTTTTTAATAGGCATAGGTTTAGATGTTGATTTCGGTTTGGCTTTTTTGTATGCGGTAAGCATTTTCTCTAATTTAACATTGGTTACAGGTATCTCCATTATTTCATCAAATATGGTAAAAAAGTCAGGACTTCCAAGGTTAGCGGCAAAGAGATATCCCTGTGAAACAGGGAGTTTTCCACTGGAAATTACGTCCTGAATTTTAGGAACCAGTTTTAGAAGTGATATCGTGCGGAACAAGGTAGGATAATACTTCCCGGAGATTTGAGCAACTGTATTCACTGTGAATACAACATCCTCAGGTAGGTCGTCAGGTCTAAACTGGACTTTCATCAAATCACTCATAACCCCATCCAAATTGTACCCTTTGTCAGGATGTTTTGCCTGAATATATGCAAGTATGCCTTTGGCCTGATCTATGGGATTTAAGTCTTCCCGTTGGAGATTTTCTGTAAGCTGAATGGCCAGGATTTCATCCTTTTGATTAATGGCATTAACTACCCTTGCCGGGATGGATTCAAAACCCCAGGATGAAACAAAACCATACAAGTTTATATGTGCCCATTTAAATCAAAATTGACAAATTACAAATTTGAGCTATACTTCTTAATAAGGTGTTCTTTGACAATTTAGGCGAGGCGAGGACAAGCATGGTACGGAAAGTCGCTTTATACCATCATCGCCTTTGGGCAAAGTAAAAGTACGGTTGTTAGGCCTCCAAAAAACAATTTTGGAGGGATCACATATCGGTTTTAAAGAGAAGAGTCTTTGCCGTATATGTGAATCAAAGCGTGTATCACTTTGGATGCGCTAAAGATGAAGGAATCGAATTTGAAGAAATGACATTATTACCGCGGGGAGAAGCGGACGATAATACATATCTCTGCGATTTCCGTAAAGAACGCATCGAGTATGGTTAAAGCATTGAATCAAGCAAAACGTTAAATGCCCGGAAGAACACCTTAGGCCCCTCTTCGGAGGGGCTTTTTTATGCACATAATTACATCGTGGCGCACATTCTACTGTGAGAGCAAATAAAACCATTGCCCCATCTTCTGCAAAGTATGCCAGGTTGTGATAGATGTTACCTAAGAATACAGAACAATGACGAACAAGACTCCCTTATAAATAGGCAGGACTTCCTTTCCGTACTCAATGAAAATAAATTTCTGCAAAGAAAATGAAAAAAGCTTGGATAAGATAGAGATTAATCTGTTAAATAGCGTCCATCCGGAAACCCCGGATGTGACACTATCGGTTTCCGAATCGGAAAGGAGGTTTTTTTCGTTCCGGCAAGGAGACCAAGGGATTGCGCGGAGGCGTACAAAATGTACGTCGCACAAGCAAGACCGTAGATTGACGCTGTCGGGGCGGAAAAGGACCCTTTACGGACGGAAACTAAATATAACTTCATTTTTGAACAAATATATATTAAAACAAAACGAACCATGAAAAATAACATTTCAAAATCTTAAGGAGGTTTCACATGCCGATAGAAGGATTTGAGCCATACAGACCGGAAGATGTAGAAAAATACAACAAATTCAGATGGTGGTTGGGTCTTACATGGGGAGACATGTTTGACAAGGCTACAGATATCTATCCTCAAAAAGAATGTCTTGTTGACGATACCTCACGTTTTACCTATGAGCAATTACGTGAAAAGGTCGATCAACTTGCAGTGAGTTTTATGGAACTGGGAATAGCACAACGGGATTTTGTCCTGCTTCAGATTCCAAACTGGAATGAGTATATTATCGCTTTTTACGCACTGCAAAAAATAGGAGTAATAACAGTCCTTCTTATTGCACGCCACGGGCTCGCAGAAATCAAACATGTTTGCAGCCTGACCCGTCCTGTAGCATGGATCGGTCCTGATCAATACAAAAATACCGATTATATGCCTATTTTACAGCAGGTAATCGAGGAAAACAGACAACTCACACATCTCATATCAGTAAGATCACAGGAAGGAAACAAGACATTTATCCCTTTGGAGAAGCTGATAGATGAAGGAAAGCTGACGCCCTCATCCTTTGCCAACCTTGCAGCCAGACGTCCTGACCCTATGGAAGTGTCAATAATACTCCTTACAGGAGGTACGACAGGCTTGCCAAAAGCCGTTCCCAGGACTCACAATGACTACATTGCAAGCGTTGAGTATCATTCAAGGGCCTGGGAGATAACAAGTAATGACGTTGTGCTGACCGCTGCCCCTGTCAGCCATGCTCAAGCTATGCATAACGGCGTAGGAGGAGCCTTTTTCAACTTTGCAAAATACGTGCTCACTGATTCAACAGAGGCTCAGGATATTTGCAGGGTCATAGAACGGGAAAAAGTAACGGCTTTCCCCACTGTACCCGCCCTTGTACAAAGGATGTTGACTCTTGAAAATATTGAACAATATGATATCAGCTCTCTCAATAAAATTTATGCAGGCGGCGCACCAAGCACTCCTGAAATGGTTAAGAACATTTATGATAAGCTCGGCTGCAAATTCGTTAACGCCTTCGGTTCAGCTGAAGGCTCAGGCGCTATGACACGTCTTGACGCAGACATAGAGACAATTTGTACCACTGTAGGCAAAATAGACTGCCCCTATGCGCAATTTAAAATCACTGACCAGGATGGACAGGAAGTCCCGACTGATCATGAAGGAGAGCTTATCACAAAAGGTCCGAACATTTTTACCGGCTACTTCAAATCTCATGAAGACAACCTGATAACATTTACAAAGGACGGCTTCTTCAAGACCGGGGATCTGGCAAAGATTGACCGGTCCGGCACTATCATGATTACGGGCAGAATTAAAGAAACCATCCTCCGCGGCGGTGAAACAATCAGCGCGGTTGGCATTGAGCGGCTGATCAGCTCACATCCCTATGTTGCCGACGTGGCTGTCATCGGTATGCCTGACAAGGCATTGGGTGAACGGATATGCGCCTACATCCATCTTAAAGAAGAAACAACGCTTTCCTTTGAGGAACTCATTGCCTATTTGAGAAACTCCGGGGCATCAGTTATGCAATTACCTGAACGAATCGAGTTCATTGATAAAATTCCGCTGACCAATGTTGGAAAGGCTGACAAGAAGGTTTTAAAGGAAGACATCAGAAAAAAACTTGGTATGAATGGAGCGTGAAAAAGGCAGATTCTACTTCCAGGCGCACTGCTTATTCTTTTTTCATTCCTTACTGTTTCTGAATTCGGCAGCCATGTTTTCGAGCTCATCCCAGCGGTAGTAGGCTTCATCGAGTTCCTTTTCCAGCACGCCTAAACGGTCGTTAGCCGCATATACCTTGCCCAGATCGCGGCTTGCATAAAATTCAGAAGAATTGAGGGTTTCCATGAGGCCCTTTTTCTCTTCTTCCAGGACTTCTATGATTTGAGGCAACGTTTCAAGTTCCCGGTTCTCTTTAAATGAGAGTTTACCCTTCTCCTTCTGGAGCTTTTCCCTCTTCTGTTTCTGTTCCTTTTGGGTTACAGGCTTCGATTGCTCTGTTGCCACTTTCCCCTGTCTCAGCCAATCATCGTAACCGCCGACATACTCCACTAATCGTCCATCACCCTCAAAGACTATTGTTGATGTAACAACATTGTTGAGAAACTCACGATCGTGACTGACAAGCAGAATAGTACCATTGTATTCAACAAGCCTGTCTTCGAGGAGTTCCAGAGTTTCTGCGTCAAGGTCATTGGTGGGCTCATCAAGCACAAGCACATTCGACGGAATAACAAAAAGTTTCGCCAGAAGCAGGCGGTTGCGCTCACCGCCGGATAGAGAACTGACCGGGGACATGATCCTCTCAGGTGAAAAAAGAAATTCCTGTAAATATCCTATTACATGCCTGCTGGTGTTGCCAATGGTAACCGTATCGTTGCCCCCGCCGATATTATCCTTTAGAGTCTTATTTTCATCAAGCTGCGCGCGGAGCTGATCAAAGTAGGCAACGCTGATATTGGCGCCCAGTCGAACTGCTCCATGTTCAGGCTTGAGTTCACCGAGGAGTATCCTGAGAAGGGTTGTTTTGCCTGAACCATTCGGTCCGATTACACCTACCTTATCACCGCGAATGACAGTAGTGGAAAAATTTTTGACAATCTTTTTTTCATCCCAGGCAAATGAAATTGCCTTTGCACCCACAACTATTTGCCCGCTTCGTTCCGCTTCCTGGATTACAAGCCGGGAGACACCAGTTTGTTCCTGCCTGCAGGAACGCTCCAGACGCATCTGCATCAACGCCCGTACCCTGCCCTCGTTGCGTGTGCGGCGAGCTCTGATTCCTTGCCTTATCCAGGTCTCTTCTTTGGATAATTTCTTATCAAATTCACGCCATTGTTTCTCTTCTGTATCAAGCAATGTCTGTCGTTGTTCAAGGTATGTCCTGTAATTGCAGCTAAAAGATATCAGTTGACCCCTGTCTATTTCCACAATCCGCGTTGCCAGACGCTGGAGAAAGGCCCGGTCATGGGTCACAAACATGAGAGTTTTTTCATAATTCAGCAGGAAGTCCTCAAGCCAGAGAATGGTGTTGATATCAAGGTGGTTTGTAGGCTCATCGAGAAGCAGGAGATCAGGATCATTTACCAGAGCCCTGGCCAGAAAAACCCGGCGCTTCATACCGGCAGACAAAACCCGGAACCGGGCATTTTCATCCAGTTCAGCCCTTTGAATTACCCTTTCAACCTGCTGGTGAAAAGACCAGGCATCAGAAGCCTCTATCCGGTGCTGGACACTTTCGAGTTTTCTCATCAGGTCATTGTTACTGCTTCGGGTAATCTCCAGAGTGAGGTCGTGGTATTCCCTGAGGAGTTCCACATGCTCCTGCCCGCCGGCAGCCACCACATCATAGATTGTTCCCGGCAGGTCATCGGGCACATCCTGTTCCAGCATTGCAGTCTTTACATCACCGCTTCGAATAATCCCGCCTGAATCCGGGGTTATATGACCTGCCAGTATTTTCATAAGAGTGGATTTGCCTGAACCATTGCGGCCCAGCAAACCGATACGCTCGCCGGACTCGATCTGGAGCGTAACGCCTTCCAACAACTGCGGTCCGCCGAAATTCAGTGAAACATCATTAATGAGTAAAAGTGCCATATTATCCGCGCGCCTAAGTATAACCGACAAAGTTGTAATTTACCACTTCTGATCTTCAAAGAATGATTCATTCGATTAACCTGTTAAGCAAGTTGCACTATATGTTTGATATTAATAACTATTTAGATATCATGTACTTGACAAGACCAAATTACATACTATAATTCATATATAACATTATGGGGAATTGCGGTAAATGGCGGCACCGTGTAAAGTACCTATTTAATTAAAGGAGGTAATAAATTGAAAAAACTTACTTTATTATCAATATTTCTTTTATTGGCATTTGCAGGATGTACTGCAGTTCCTGTTGTGGGCCCTGGCGATAAGCCTGATACTATTCCACCAAAGATTCAAATCGGCCGGGACAAGGTCAAAACATGGGATCGTCCTGGTGCGTTCGGCCCCGCTCCTTCTTCACTACAGGCGACCGGCAACAACATATGCGGTGATAAAATGAAAGCCATTGGCTATCATCCTAATGCGCAGGATGAAAACGGGAATTCATTCCTGGGCGGTGGATATCTTTGCGTGCCTAAATAGTTTCATTAAATGAATTAAAGCGGACAGACTCTAATTAAACGGTAAATCGGGTTTGTCCGCATTCTCATTTTTTATTGTTTTCCTCCAACAGGCTTCGCCAACACCACGAAGCCGACTCCGCATATGCCCGGGCAGCATCCCCCGTTTCACAGGTATCTTTGGTAGTTGACCTTACTCCATGTGTAAAAACCGTCAAGTAGAATAAGTTCCATGGCCAAAAACAACAATTTCCATAAACGCCCGATATATTCTAAGGCTCGTAGTAGATGGGTTTAGTCATCTTTTTTACAGAAAATTTATTTAAAATATGATGTCCATCATAGTCAAGGACACGCAGGTCATCGTTTTGCTTAAGATCGTCCATGACGCTGGTATAATGTGTTCCATACTTTTCTTTTAATTCATCTTCGGGGATTTCAAATGCAACGAATTTCTTGATTCCTTTTAAAGATAACTTTTTAACAAACTGTGGGTTGGTAAGAGAATCGTATGATGTGAGGAGTAAAATCGGCCCTGTACCTGAAAAAATAATCGCTGCCTTCATAACACATCCTCCTTTCAACTCGCTGAGAAACGCTTTGAGCATTTCAGCCAGTTGGAATGATACTCGATCAATGCAACACATAAATAAAAACCAGAATTTTTCATATTTCTCCGTTTATCCAATTTCTCTTCAACATATAGTAATTATATAAGATATCACGCATTTGTCAAGGAGCGCCGTGCTGTTTGATGCCTAAGGATGCATTAATAATATAGGAAGAAAGGCAAATGATATAAGGGGTAACCCGGTAAGTTTTTGCCAAAAAATCCTTTACTTTAAGCTAAATAAATTTTACATAAATTGATTAAAAAATTTTGAGGAGTTAAAGATATGGTAAAACCAGCTTCAAGGGTGGAAAAAATCCCCCCCTATCTGTTTGCAAGGATTGATAAAAAGAAGGAAGAGGTACGAAAAAAAGGGATTGATTTAGTAGATTTCGGGATCGGCGATCCTGATATTCCAACACCAAAATACATTATTGATAAGATGGTTGAAGCCACTAACGATCCGAAGAATCATAGATACCCGAGCTATGAGGGCATGCTGGAATACAGAAAGGCCGTTGCCCAGTGGTATAAGAAAAGGTTTAATGTCGAACTAAATCCTGAAAACGAGGTTGTTGCTCTGATAGGTTCAAAAGAAGGCATTGCACATATGCCATGGGCTTACCTTGAAAATGGTGATATTGCTTTAATCCCATCCCCTGGTTATCCTGTCTATAAAATCACAACCCTTCTTGCCGGAGGGACGCCCTATATAATGCCGCTAAAAGAAGAAAACGGCTTCCTACCGGATTATGACAATATACCTGAAGATGTACTTCAAAAAGCAAAGATCATGTTCATAAACTACCCGAATAACCCTACAGGGGCACATGCAGATGACGCATTTTACGAAAAGACAATTGGTATTGCGAAAAAATATAATATTCTGATTTGTCATGACGCTGCATACAGTGAAATAGCCTATGACGGCTACAATCCGAAAAGTATCTTTGAATTTGATAAAGAAAAAACATATTCGGTGGAATTTCATTCACTTTCAAAAACATACTGTATGACAGGCTGG contains these protein-coding regions:
- a CDS encoding ParB/RepB/Spo0J family partition protein; its protein translation is MYGFVSSWGFESIPARVVNAINQKDEILAIQLTENLQREDLNPIDQAKGILAYIQAKHPDKGYNLDGVMSDLMKVQFRPDDLPEDVVFTVNTVAQISGKYYPTLFRTISLLKLVPKIQDVISSGKLPVSQGYLFAANLGSPDFFTIFDEIMEIPVTNVKLEKMLTAYKKAKPKSTSKPMPIKKKVAVLQNAKSYFEKKTGMYAKSDIQTFLDELRVLVSFIEKQIETAPEIVSVKQTDKKPVPQV
- a CDS encoding AMP-binding protein, encoding MPIEGFEPYRPEDVEKYNKFRWWLGLTWGDMFDKATDIYPQKECLVDDTSRFTYEQLREKVDQLAVSFMELGIAQRDFVLLQIPNWNEYIIAFYALQKIGVITVLLIARHGLAEIKHVCSLTRPVAWIGPDQYKNTDYMPILQQVIEENRQLTHLISVRSQEGNKTFIPLEKLIDEGKLTPSSFANLAARRPDPMEVSIILLTGGTTGLPKAVPRTHNDYIASVEYHSRAWEITSNDVVLTAAPVSHAQAMHNGVGGAFFNFAKYVLTDSTEAQDICRVIEREKVTAFPTVPALVQRMLTLENIEQYDISSLNKIYAGGAPSTPEMVKNIYDKLGCKFVNAFGSAEGSGAMTRLDADIETICTTVGKIDCPYAQFKITDQDGQEVPTDHEGELITKGPNIFTGYFKSHEDNLITFTKDGFFKTGDLAKIDRSGTIMITGRIKETILRGGETISAVGIERLISSHPYVADVAVIGMPDKALGERICAYIHLKEETTLSFEELIAYLRNSGASVMQLPERIEFIDKIPLTNVGKADKKVLKEDIRKKLGMNGA
- a CDS encoding ATP-binding cassette domain-containing protein codes for the protein MALLLINDVSLNFGGPQLLEGVTLQIESGERIGLLGRNGSGKSTLMKILAGHITPDSGGIIRSGDVKTAMLEQDVPDDLPGTIYDVVAAGGQEHVELLREYHDLTLEITRSSNNDLMRKLESVQHRIEASDAWSFHQQVERVIQRAELDENARFRVLSAGMKRRVFLARALVNDPDLLLLDEPTNHLDINTILWLEDFLLNYEKTLMFVTHDRAFLQRLATRIVEIDRGQLISFSCNYRTYLEQRQTLLDTEEKQWREFDKKLSKEETWIRQGIRARRTRNEGRVRALMQMRLERSCRQEQTGVSRLVIQEAERSGQIVVGAKAISFAWDEKKIVKNFSTTVIRGDKVGVIGPNGSGKTTLLRILLGELKPEHGAVRLGANISVAYFDQLRAQLDENKTLKDNIGGGNDTVTIGNTSRHVIGYLQEFLFSPERIMSPVSSLSGGERNRLLLAKLFVIPSNVLVLDEPTNDLDAETLELLEDRLVEYNGTILLVSHDREFLNNVVTSTIVFEGDGRLVEYVGGYDDWLRQGKVATEQSKPVTQKEQKQKREKLQKEKGKLSFKENRELETLPQIIEVLEEEKKGLMETLNSSEFYASRDLGKVYAANDRLGVLEKELDEAYYRWDELENMAAEFRNSKE
- a CDS encoding LL-diaminopimelate aminotransferase produces the protein MVKPASRVEKIPPYLFARIDKKKEEVRKKGIDLVDFGIGDPDIPTPKYIIDKMVEATNDPKNHRYPSYEGMLEYRKAVAQWYKKRFNVELNPENEVVALIGSKEGIAHMPWAYLENGDIALIPSPGYPVYKITTLLAGGTPYIMPLKEENGFLPDYDNIPEDVLQKAKIMFINYPNNPTGAHADDAFYEKTIGIAKKYNILICHDAAYSEIAYDGYNPKSIFEFDKEKTYSVEFHSLSKTYCMTGWRIGFAVGNKDAIYNLGKLKTNIDSGVFQAIQYAAIEALTGDQKSVEEIKAIFQKRRDLVVEGLKSVGIDVKSPLATFYIWARVPRGYTSESFCEKLLEDAGIVVTPGNGFGDEGEGYFRISITIGEDRIREAIKRLKSLEL